In Wenyingzhuangia fucanilytica, the following are encoded in one genomic region:
- a CDS encoding sulfatase → MNKKNDCLLVVLFLTALLGFAQKKESEKKQPNIILIMADDLGYGDVGFNGNKEIITPNLDLMAKEGLKFTNFYAAAPLCTPTRASVLTGRSPFRQGIFAAHTGALRPAEKTIAEVLKKEKYQTGFLGKWHLGWLEPDKIESRGNYSPPWHHGYDETFATKSAVPTWNPTKTPKGWTSWGAQKDGSWGGSIYIENGKPATDNLEGDDSRIIMDRAIPFIKKSISKAKPFFATIWFHTPHEPVVAGPEYLAKYPNLPIGKQHYYGAITAMDEQIGRLKTFLKDNDVDENTIIFFCSDNGPADPLAKKGIASAGKYRGHKHQMWEGGLRVPALAWWPKHIKQGIVSDFMATTNDYFPTILDVLNISNNKKIPLDGVSLQPVLNGEVKTRETAFASGYQRLYKNTELYAYIQGQYKICIPDKGDKMMLFDLKNDPEEKNNLALEKPELLKKMVAELEDVKESWRLSREGNDYQW, encoded by the coding sequence ATGAATAAAAAAAATGATTGTTTGCTTGTTGTGCTGTTTTTAACAGCATTATTAGGGTTTGCACAAAAAAAAGAATCTGAGAAAAAACAGCCAAATATTATACTTATCATGGCTGATGATTTGGGATATGGAGATGTAGGTTTTAACGGAAATAAAGAAATTATTACTCCCAATTTAGATTTAATGGCTAAGGAAGGATTAAAGTTTACCAATTTTTATGCAGCAGCTCCACTTTGTACTCCAACACGCGCAAGTGTGTTAACAGGAAGAAGCCCATTTAGACAAGGGATTTTTGCAGCCCATACAGGAGCTTTAAGACCAGCAGAAAAAACAATTGCAGAAGTTTTAAAAAAAGAAAAATACCAAACAGGTTTTTTGGGAAAATGGCATTTAGGTTGGTTAGAACCTGATAAAATTGAATCAAGAGGGAATTATTCACCACCATGGCATCATGGGTATGATGAAACTTTTGCAACTAAAAGTGCTGTGCCAACGTGGAACCCTACAAAAACACCAAAAGGATGGACTAGTTGGGGAGCGCAAAAAGATGGCTCTTGGGGAGGTTCTATTTATATAGAAAATGGAAAACCTGCTACCGATAATTTAGAAGGTGATGATAGTCGTATTATTATGGATAGGGCTATTCCATTTATCAAAAAATCAATTTCTAAAGCAAAACCATTTTTTGCTACAATTTGGTTTCATACACCGCATGAACCTGTAGTTGCTGGGCCAGAGTATTTAGCAAAATATCCAAACTTACCTATAGGAAAACAACATTATTATGGAGCCATTACTGCTATGGACGAGCAAATTGGTCGTTTAAAAACTTTTTTAAAGGACAATGATGTTGATGAAAATACCATAATCTTTTTTTGTAGTGATAATGGCCCTGCGGATCCGTTGGCTAAAAAAGGGATTGCATCGGCAGGAAAATATAGAGGACATAAACATCAAATGTGGGAAGGTGGTCTAAGAGTACCTGCTTTAGCATGGTGGCCAAAGCATATAAAACAAGGAATTGTGTCTGATTTTATGGCAACGACAAATGATTATTTTCCAACAATTTTAGATGTCTTAAATATTTCTAATAACAAAAAAATACCCCTTGATGGAGTAAGCTTACAACCTGTTTTAAATGGAGAAGTTAAAACAAGAGAAACTGCATTTGCATCAGGATATCAACGTTTGTATAAAAACACAGAGTTGTATGCATATATTCAAGGTCAGTATAAAATTTGTATTCCAGACAAAGGAGATAAAATGATGCTTTTTGATTTAAAAAATGACCCTGAAGAAAAAAACAACTTAGCACTAGAAAAACCTGAATTGTTAAAAAAGATGGTTGCAGAACTTGAAGATGTTAAAGAATCTTGGAGGTTAAGTAGAGAGGGAAATGATTATCAATGGTAG
- a CDS encoding two-component regulator propeller domain-containing protein, translating to MIHKIVMLVVIMFAWSSFSQDIKFEHYNDNDGLSHNSIRHITQDKHGFLWIGTFSGLNRFDGYEFKTYLSNSEISNEINSDDITALEFDELNNHLWIGTRKGLTLLELDTHQFTTFLNDGSNPNGLPDDEVRAVYVDKFKRVWVGTKDKGLYLFSLDQQSFKKIHLPNFNYIKEIFEDRSGDIWIGSFATAGVAKITLNHKGSILQTTTYTLNVPFTDEKNPYLNFIYQDAKKDVFVGTRKGLYKFNKQENKFDNLYIKNNEIRYALGPYFVSVAQAPDGKYWLGTLGGLLACDNLEDIAEGNFRWHYSVLTNQTSLVDNLVSALHFDSSGVLWIGTENGLDKYDPFENQFNFSKDISKFIGEQAPRIRGFSATHDRKIVVATRHNGLFIKEEERFVPLYNNQKDIASIHSKDGKIFYCGLWNGKVLIYDYVRHKSTEIEVGFDQVAISDIYKLDEHKLVVGSFGQGAKIVELDAFNRVVKNTVLLDDGDINKMITDNNGNMWFATELGVVKYNISSKSITTYQSLLQNKQGLPHNNVSDIIFDSTGKLWAATRKGLSYFNQEKNQFMPLNYFSELSNKWVTDFLLDADQNLWLNLNNNSVAKIDTKRNSYNIYHVNSGNRLDFFSSRGFFNFGKSNIYLGGKNGIIYFSPYSIKENKQSSTPVITEIKINNQVILPGKEINGEIPLKKDFNEIKHINLSYENRNFSFQFSTPSYANERLNKFEYMLKGFDDTWVNTSSNSRTVQYTNLFPGEYFFKIKSSNNDGYWSNVVTYKITIERPFWLTYQALILFLLLIALIIYLVRKEVKNRMRLKQELVTEKVNRERDVKLNNEKLRFFTNISHELRTPLTLILGPAKQLIEQEEVQSTDYQKSRYHLIHQNASRLLNLVNQVLDFRKAQTGELKLKVSKTDVLQYTQNIFDSFKEFAYNKQIQFNFNVEIESLFGWIDKDKYDKILYNLLSNAIKFTNKHGNVELYVGVKNTDNKYLIIEVSDDGIGIPKKSQEKIFTRFYQATNSKENNTGSGIGLSLVKSLVDLHKGEIKVKSTPNQGSLFTVIIPIDREFYNKEEVFEFVESKDTETEIILPKIQQQNKTTNTNIKEKILVIEDNLELRKYLIDYLSGYYKVYEAENGKEGLQLCKQIKPALCVADVMMPIMDGLEFCKELKNDEFISHIPVILLTALSENKDKVKGYDVGADGYLVKPFDPALLKTVIENVIKTRLELKTKFSGEVESEISLLTHSPIDKDLMDKITNLIEQNIHNIDLSTSFLCQELGVSSSKLYRKVKELTDLSPNEFIRTIRLKKSATLLKTKKHNVSEVTNLVGFNDPLYFSRCFKKQFGFPPSKLLK from the coding sequence ATGATACATAAAATCGTCATGCTTGTGGTGATAATGTTCGCGTGGAGTTCTTTTTCACAGGATATTAAATTTGAACATTATAATGATAATGATGGTTTGTCTCATAATTCTATCAGACACATCACCCAAGACAAACATGGTTTTTTATGGATTGGAACTTTTTCTGGTTTAAATCGTTTTGATGGTTATGAATTTAAAACCTATTTAAGCAATTCAGAAATAAGTAATGAAATCAATAGTGATGATATTACTGCTTTGGAGTTTGATGAGTTAAACAATCATTTGTGGATTGGAACTAGAAAAGGGTTGACATTATTAGAGTTAGACACACATCAATTTACTACTTTTTTAAATGATGGATCAAATCCAAATGGTTTACCCGATGATGAGGTAAGAGCAGTTTATGTTGATAAATTTAAGCGTGTTTGGGTAGGGACTAAAGACAAAGGGCTTTATTTGTTCTCATTAGATCAACAAAGTTTTAAAAAAATACACCTTCCTAATTTTAACTATATCAAAGAAATTTTTGAAGATCGTTCTGGGGATATTTGGATTGGGAGTTTTGCTACTGCAGGGGTGGCAAAAATTACTTTAAATCACAAAGGGAGTATTTTACAAACAACTACTTATACTTTAAATGTTCCTTTTACTGATGAAAAAAATCCCTATTTAAATTTTATTTATCAAGACGCCAAGAAAGATGTTTTTGTAGGGACAAGAAAAGGGTTGTATAAATTTAATAAGCAAGAAAATAAATTTGATAATCTTTATATAAAGAATAATGAAATTAGATACGCTTTAGGGCCTTATTTTGTGTCGGTAGCACAAGCGCCAGATGGAAAATATTGGTTAGGAACTTTAGGTGGTTTGTTAGCGTGCGATAATTTAGAAGATATTGCAGAAGGAAATTTTAGATGGCATTATTCTGTTTTAACCAATCAAACATCTTTGGTTGATAATTTGGTTTCTGCCCTACATTTTGATAGTTCTGGAGTTTTGTGGATTGGTACCGAAAATGGTTTAGATAAGTATGATCCTTTTGAAAATCAATTTAATTTTAGCAAAGATATTTCTAAGTTTATAGGGGAGCAGGCTCCAAGAATAAGAGGTTTTTCTGCAACGCATGATCGTAAAATAGTTGTTGCAACAAGGCATAACGGACTTTTTATTAAAGAGGAAGAACGATTTGTACCTTTGTATAATAATCAAAAAGATATTGCTAGTATTCATTCAAAAGACGGTAAAATATTTTATTGTGGATTGTGGAATGGAAAAGTATTGATATACGATTATGTTCGTCATAAGTCTACCGAAATAGAAGTAGGATTTGATCAAGTAGCTATTTCTGATATTTATAAACTAGATGAACATAAATTAGTAGTCGGTTCTTTTGGTCAAGGTGCTAAAATAGTTGAGCTAGATGCCTTTAATAGGGTGGTAAAAAATACAGTTTTGTTAGATGATGGTGATATCAACAAAATGATAACCGATAACAATGGAAATATGTGGTTTGCCACAGAATTAGGAGTGGTTAAATATAATATATCATCAAAATCAATAACAACCTATCAATCTTTATTACAAAATAAACAAGGTTTACCACACAATAATGTTAGCGATATTATTTTTGATAGTACAGGTAAATTATGGGCAGCAACTCGTAAAGGATTAAGTTACTTTAATCAAGAGAAAAATCAATTTATGCCTTTAAACTACTTTAGTGAATTGTCCAATAAATGGGTTACAGACTTTTTGTTAGATGCAGATCAAAATTTATGGTTAAACCTAAATAATAACAGTGTTGCTAAAATAGATACTAAAAGAAATAGCTATAATATTTACCATGTAAATAGTGGAAATAGGTTAGATTTTTTTAGTTCTAGAGGGTTTTTCAATTTTGGGAAATCTAATATTTATTTGGGAGGTAAAAATGGAATTATATACTTTTCTCCCTATAGTATTAAAGAAAACAAACAGTCATCTACTCCTGTTATTACCGAGATTAAAATCAACAATCAAGTTATTTTACCTGGAAAAGAAATAAATGGAGAAATTCCGCTTAAGAAAGATTTTAATGAAATAAAACATATAAATCTTAGCTATGAAAACAGAAACTTTTCATTTCAATTTTCTACACCATCCTATGCCAACGAACGCTTAAATAAGTTTGAGTATATGCTAAAAGGGTTTGATGATACTTGGGTAAATACCTCTAGCAATTCTAGAACTGTACAGTATACTAACTTATTTCCGGGTGAATATTTTTTTAAAATAAAATCTAGTAATAACGATGGTTATTGGAGTAATGTTGTTACTTATAAAATTACTATAGAGCGTCCTTTTTGGTTAACCTATCAGGCGTTAATATTGTTTTTATTACTCATAGCTCTTATTATTTATTTGGTAAGAAAAGAGGTTAAAAATCGTATGAGGTTAAAGCAAGAGCTTGTTACAGAAAAAGTAAATAGAGAAAGAGATGTCAAATTAAATAATGAAAAATTAAGGTTTTTTACCAATATATCTCATGAGTTAAGAACACCTTTAACACTTATTTTAGGGCCTGCCAAACAATTAATAGAGCAAGAAGAAGTACAGAGTACCGATTACCAAAAAAGTAGATATCATTTAATTCATCAAAACGCTAGTAGGTTGCTCAATTTAGTGAATCAGGTGTTAGATTTTAGAAAAGCTCAAACAGGAGAGTTAAAATTAAAGGTGTCTAAAACAGATGTATTACAGTATACTCAAAACATTTTTGATTCTTTTAAAGAGTTTGCCTACAACAAACAAATACAATTTAATTTTAATGTAGAAATAGAGAGTTTGTTTGGTTGGATAGACAAAGATAAATACGATAAAATCTTATATAATTTGCTGTCTAATGCTATTAAATTTACCAACAAACACGGAAATGTAGAATTGTATGTAGGAGTAAAAAATACAGATAATAAATATTTAATTATTGAAGTAAGTGATGATGGAATAGGTATTCCTAAAAAAAGTCAAGAAAAAATATTTACAAGGTTTTACCAGGCTACCAACAGTAAAGAAAATAATACAGGATCTGGTATAGGTCTTTCTTTGGTAAAATCATTGGTAGATTTACACAAAGGAGAAATAAAAGTAAAAAGTACTCCAAACCAAGGAAGTTTATTTACAGTTATTATTCCTATTGATAGAGAGTTTTACAATAAAGAAGAGGTTTTTGAATTTGTAGAAAGCAAAGACACCGAAACAGAAATAATTCTACCTAAAATTCAACAACAAAACAAAACCACCAATACCAATATTAAAGAAAAAATATTGGTTATTGAGGATAATTTAGAACTGCGTAAATATTTAATAGATTATTTGTCGGGCTATTACAAAGTTTATGAGGCTGAAAATGGTAAAGAAGGTTTACAGCTTTGTAAACAAATAAAACCAGCTTTATGTGTGGCAGATGTAATGATGCCTATTATGGATGGTTTGGAATTCTGTAAAGAGTTAAAAAATGATGAATTTATTAGTCATATTCCTGTCATCTTATTAACTGCTTTATCAGAAAATAAAGATAAAGTAAAAGGATATGATGTTGGTGCAGATGGGTATTTGGTAAAACCTTTTGATCCTGCATTGCTAAAAACAGTAATAGAAAATGTTATCAAAACAAGGTTAGAATTAAAAACCAAGTTTTCTGGCGAAGTAGAAAGTGAAATTAGCTTGTTAACACACTCGCCTATAGATAAAGATTTGATGGATAAAATCACAAATCTAATAGAACAAAATATTCATAATATAGATTTAAGTACTAGTTTTTTATGTCAGGAACTTGGGGTAAGTTCTTCAAAATTATATAGAAAAGTAAAAGAGTTAACAGATTTATCGCCTAATGAATTTATAAGAACTATCCGCTTAAAAAAATCAGCCACTCTATTAAAAACTAAAAAACACAACGTTTCAGAAGTTACAAATCTTGTTGGTTTTAACGATCCCTTGTATTTTAGTAGATGTTTTAAAAAACAATTTGGTTTTCCGCCAAGCAAGTTGCTAAAGTAG
- a CDS encoding alpha-L-fucosidase: MKNIKANKSFVLSILICVFFNSFGQLKNKPELNEKFMDMGFGIFVHWSMDSQLGSVISHSMVGASEDYVKRYIEELPKTFYPNKFDPDEWARLFKLTGAEYVVFTTKHHNGFCMWDTKTTDFNIMNTPYGKDITGMLVKSLRKYGLKVGLYFSPEDFSFIHKQGHLISRKGEMTQITKNKELFEYDKRQVKELIKNYGPIDVMFFDAFHTKPMAQFVHSIDPNIVVTRGEMQTPEQKIPDGPMPGPWETCMTMGTQWAYKPTNETYKDGGDLIKKLIEIRAKGGNFLMNVGPKPNGEIPIEQEERLREIALWMYVNNEGVKNVRTVPSIIKEGDLWFTKSKNENTAYVFITNQQHWFKGFRRNFILKYIKSTKDTKISVLGQNDKVVEYWPENIPESYFIQHKDVLEISISRAHRVYNNKIWPNPVVVKLTNVEFVEK; encoded by the coding sequence ATGAAAAATATAAAAGCAAATAAAAGTTTCGTTTTATCAATATTAATTTGTGTCTTTTTTAACTCTTTTGGTCAGCTAAAAAACAAGCCAGAACTCAACGAAAAGTTTATGGATATGGGCTTTGGTATTTTTGTGCATTGGAGCATGGATTCTCAATTGGGGAGTGTAATTAGTCATTCCATGGTGGGAGCCTCAGAGGATTATGTAAAAAGATATATTGAAGAGCTTCCAAAAACTTTTTATCCAAATAAATTTGATCCCGATGAATGGGCAAGATTGTTTAAGTTAACAGGAGCAGAGTATGTAGTTTTTACCACAAAGCATCACAATGGGTTTTGTATGTGGGATACCAAAACAACAGATTTTAATATTATGAACACGCCTTATGGAAAAGATATTACGGGCATGTTGGTAAAATCTCTTAGAAAGTATGGTTTAAAAGTAGGACTTTATTTTTCTCCAGAAGATTTTAGTTTTATACATAAACAAGGACATTTAATTTCTCGTAAAGGAGAGATGACACAGATAACTAAAAACAAAGAATTATTTGAGTATGATAAACGTCAGGTAAAAGAATTGATTAAAAATTATGGACCCATTGACGTAATGTTTTTTGATGCTTTCCATACCAAACCGATGGCACAATTTGTACATAGTATAGATCCTAATATTGTAGTTACAAGAGGTGAAATGCAAACACCAGAACAAAAAATACCAGATGGACCTATGCCAGGTCCATGGGAAACCTGTATGACTATGGGAACTCAGTGGGCATACAAACCAACCAATGAAACTTATAAAGATGGAGGAGATTTAATTAAGAAATTAATAGAAATTAGAGCCAAAGGAGGAAATTTTTTAATGAATGTTGGGCCTAAACCAAACGGAGAAATTCCTATTGAGCAAGAAGAAAGGTTAAGGGAAATTGCCCTTTGGATGTACGTAAATAACGAAGGTGTTAAAAATGTAAGAACCGTACCAAGCATTATTAAAGAAGGAGATTTATGGTTTACCAAATCAAAAAATGAAAATACAGCTTATGTTTTTATAACCAATCAACAACACTGGTTTAAAGGTTTTAGGAGGAATTTTATTCTTAAGTATATCAAATCTACTAAGGATACCAAAATTTCAGTTTTAGGTCAGAATGATAAGGTTGTAGAATATTGGCCAGAAAATATTCCAGAATCTTATTTTATTCAGCACAAAGATGTTTTAGAAATATCTATAAGTAGAGCTCACAGGGTTTATAACAATAAAATATGGCCTAATCCAGTAGTGGTAAAATTGACGAATGTTGAGTTTGTAGAAAAGTAA
- a CDS encoding alpha-L-fucosidase — MNLKKNFTLLILLLSFLNSFSQLKNKPELNEKFMDMGFGIFIHWSMDSQLGSVISHSMVGASEDYVKRYMEELPKTFYPDKFDPDEWARLFKLTGAEYVVFTTKHHNGFCMWDTKTTGFNIMNTPYGKDITGMLVKSLRKFGLKVGFYFSPEDFSFIHKQGHLISRKGAMTQVTENEELFEYDKKQLDELFTKYGKIDLAFFDSFSKKNLVQYVHQKYPDIVVTRGEMQTPEQKIPDGAMPGPWETCMTMGTQWAYKPTNEIYKDGGDLIKKLIEIRAKGGNFLMNVGPKPNGEIPIEQEERLREIALWMFINNEAVKNVRTVPGAIKEGDLWFTKAKDENTAYVFITNQPEWFKGKRRLFFVEGIKPTKETEISVLGQNDLVVEYSPKNNPKSKFKVQENGNLQLSITRAHRVYNNKIWPNPVVVKLTNVEFK; from the coding sequence ATGAACTTAAAAAAGAATTTTACGCTTTTAATTTTATTATTGAGTTTTCTAAACTCGTTTAGCCAGTTAAAAAACAAACCCGAACTAAATGAAAAGTTTATGGATATGGGCTTTGGAATTTTTATTCACTGGAGCATGGATTCTCAATTAGGGAGTGTAATTAGTCACTCTATGGTAGGAGCCTCAGAAGATTATGTAAAAAGATATATGGAAGAACTTCCAAAAACTTTTTATCCAGATAAATTTGATCCCGATGAATGGGCAAGATTGTTCAAGTTAACAGGAGCAGAGTATGTGGTTTTTACCACAAAGCATCATAATGGGTTTTGTATGTGGGATACTAAAACAACAGGCTTTAATATTATGAATACCCCTTACGGAAAAGATATTACAGGTATGTTGGTAAAATCTCTTAGAAAGTTTGGTTTAAAAGTAGGTTTTTATTTTTCTCCAGAAGATTTTAGTTTTATTCACAAACAAGGGCATTTAATTTCTAGAAAAGGTGCTATGACTCAAGTAACAGAAAATGAGGAGTTATTTGAGTATGATAAAAAACAATTAGATGAATTGTTTACGAAATACGGAAAAATAGATTTAGCTTTTTTTGATTCTTTTTCTAAGAAAAATTTAGTGCAATATGTGCATCAAAAATATCCAGACATTGTAGTGACAAGAGGAGAAATGCAAACACCAGAGCAAAAAATTCCAGATGGAGCCATGCCAGGACCATGGGAAACTTGTATGACTATGGGAACTCAGTGGGCATACAAACCAACCAACGAAATTTATAAAGATGGAGGAGATTTAATTAAAAAGTTAATTGAAATTAGAGCCAAAGGAGGAAATTTTTTAATGAATGTTGGACCTAAACCAAATGGCGAAATTCCTATTGAGCAAGAAGAAAGGTTAAGAGAAATAGCCCTTTGGATGTTTATTAACAATGAAGCTGTAAAAAATGTAAGAACAGTTCCAGGAGCTATAAAAGAAGGTGATTTGTGGTTTACCAAAGCAAAAGATGAAAATACGGCTTATGTATTTATAACCAATCAGCCAGAATGGTTTAAAGGTAAAAGAAGGTTGTTTTTTGTAGAGGGAATTAAACCAACAAAAGAAACGGAAATTTCTGTTTTAGGACAAAATGATTTGGTAGTGGAATATTCTCCAAAAAACAATCCAAAATCTAAGTTTAAGGTACAAGAAAACGGAAATTTACAACTATCTATTACAAGAGCTCATAGGGTTTATAATAATAAAATTTGGCCTAACCCTGTAGTGGTAAAATTGACGAATGTTGAGTTTAAGTAA
- a CDS encoding GH92 family glycosyl hydrolase — translation MKLNHIIKNIVNLTSVVFVLTTSCNSYDNKANSETVKSVDYTSKVYPQLDTENSRWFFFSSASRPFGMVNLSPDNQIGGAWGSGYRYKTDTIKGFSHIHAWQMSGVSVMPVTISDTNQKSVYTDFYSKFSHETEKIKPGYHSVKLDRYQIISELTSTKRVGFHQYTFPKNKEKAVLFNLNTMLGPCENIDGKLNLNNKNELSGSVVMKPTHRRPKPLTVYFKVILNSDIIGIKKDDETENYLVNLKGDKEEILMKVGISYTSIENAKNNIEQELPHWDFNQVVEESKTEWNDLLGRIEVAGGTEKDQRRFYTDLWHALQGRRIINDANGAYPDNTTNEFKIGQLPLDENGIPKFNHFNSDSFWGAQWTLNTLWGLVYPEIMEDFAHSLMQYYKDGGIIPRGPSGGNYTYVMTGASSTPFLVTAIQKGIIKEDLEGVYKALKKNHMLGGIMGRSGYEHNTNLGGGLKYYINQNYVPYPIPEGEFGGHQDGASLTMEYAYQDWTLAQLAKKINHQEDYEYFMNRSKNYQNVYDKESGWMRPKDVDGKWLHPFDPYKVKVGFIESNATQSTWFVPHDLIGLAKLMGGEVAAVTKLNHQFVNAEKLNFTSGNSHAQELHPEYRRIPVNYGNQPSIQTAFVFHQLNRPDLTQYWSRRVVNKAFSGLSPASGYNGDEDQGLMGSLSVLMKIGLFQMNGGTEENPEYQIGSPIFNKITIHLNPDYYKGDKFVIKAENNNTNNVFVKKAMFNEQGITKMAIKHTDIVNGGELNLEMTNQPNK, via the coding sequence ATGAAATTAAACCATATCATAAAAAACATAGTTAACTTAACTAGTGTTGTGTTTGTTTTAACTACTTCTTGTAATAGTTATGATAATAAAGCAAATTCAGAAACTGTTAAATCAGTAGATTATACTTCAAAAGTGTATCCTCAGTTGGATACGGAAAATTCTAGATGGTTTTTCTTTTCCTCTGCAAGTAGACCTTTTGGGATGGTGAATTTAAGTCCAGACAATCAAATAGGAGGGGCTTGGGGGAGCGGTTACAGATACAAAACAGATACTATAAAAGGTTTTAGCCATATTCATGCTTGGCAAATGTCAGGAGTTTCCGTAATGCCAGTGACAATTTCTGACACAAACCAAAAATCAGTGTACACTGATTTTTATTCAAAATTTAGTCATGAAACAGAAAAAATAAAACCAGGTTATCATTCTGTAAAGTTAGATAGATATCAAATTATATCAGAATTAACTAGTACCAAACGTGTTGGTTTTCATCAATATACATTTCCCAAAAATAAAGAAAAGGCAGTGCTTTTTAACTTAAATACCATGTTGGGACCATGTGAAAATATAGATGGAAAATTAAACCTAAATAATAAAAACGAACTTTCGGGAAGTGTCGTTATGAAGCCTACTCATAGAAGACCAAAACCCTTAACCGTATATTTTAAAGTAATCTTAAATTCAGATATCATTGGAATAAAAAAAGACGATGAAACAGAAAATTATTTGGTGAATTTAAAAGGGGACAAAGAAGAGATTTTAATGAAAGTTGGGATTTCTTACACATCCATAGAAAATGCAAAAAACAATATTGAACAAGAATTACCTCATTGGGATTTTAATCAAGTAGTAGAGGAGTCTAAAACTGAGTGGAATGATTTGTTAGGAAGAATTGAGGTAGCAGGAGGAACTGAAAAAGATCAAAGAAGGTTTTATACAGATTTATGGCATGCCTTACAAGGAAGAAGAATTATTAACGATGCTAATGGAGCTTACCCAGATAACACCACAAATGAATTTAAAATTGGGCAATTACCTTTAGATGAAAATGGAATACCTAAATTCAATCACTTTAATTCCGATTCTTTTTGGGGGGCTCAATGGACTTTGAATACACTTTGGGGATTAGTTTATCCAGAGATTATGGAAGATTTTGCCCATTCTTTAATGCAATATTATAAAGATGGCGGAATTATTCCTCGCGGTCCATCAGGAGGAAATTATACCTATGTAATGACAGGAGCGTCTTCAACTCCTTTTTTAGTAACAGCCATACAAAAAGGAATTATTAAAGAAGATTTAGAAGGAGTTTATAAGGCGCTAAAGAAAAATCATATGTTGGGCGGAATTATGGGAAGATCTGGATACGAACACAATACAAATTTAGGTGGTGGATTAAAATATTATATCAATCAAAATTATGTTCCATATCCTATTCCAGAAGGAGAGTTTGGAGGACATCAAGATGGAGCTAGCTTAACGATGGAGTACGCGTACCAAGATTGGACTTTAGCTCAATTGGCAAAAAAAATAAATCATCAAGAGGATTATGAATACTTTATGAATCGTTCTAAAAATTATCAAAATGTATATGATAAAGAATCAGGTTGGATGAGGCCTAAAGATGTTGATGGAAAGTGGTTGCATCCTTTTGATCCTTATAAAGTAAAAGTTGGGTTTATAGAATCAAATGCTACTCAATCTACTTGGTTTGTGCCTCATGATTTAATAGGGTTGGCTAAGTTGATGGGAGGAGAAGTTGCAGCTGTTACAAAATTGAATCATCAATTTGTAAATGCAGAGAAATTAAATTTTACTTCAGGAAATTCTCATGCACAAGAGTTACATCCAGAATATAGACGTATTCCTGTAAATTATGGAAATCAACCCTCTATACAAACGGCTTTTGTGTTTCATCAATTAAACAGACCAGATTTAACTCAATATTGGTCTAGAAGAGTAGTAAATAAAGCTTTTAGTGGTTTGTCTCCTGCATCAGGATATAATGGTGATGAAGACCAAGGTTTGATGGGTAGTTTAAGTGTGTTAATGAAAATAGGATTGTTTCAGATGAATGGAGGAACGGAAGAGAATCCAGAATATCAAATAGGAAGTCCTATATTTAACAAAATAACCATTCACTTAAACCCTGATTATTACAAAGGAGATAAGTTTGTAATAAAGGCAGAAAATAATAATACCAACAATGTTTTTGTAAAAAAAGCCATGTTTAATGAACAAGGAATAACAAAAATGGCCATTAAACATACTGATATTGTAAACGGAGGAGAGCTTAATTTAGAAATGACCAATCAACCAAACAAATAA